The following are encoded together in the Ralstonia insidiosa genome:
- a CDS encoding ABC transporter ATP-binding protein gives MAQDIILETRGLTKAFKGFTAVSDVNLRVQRGSIHALIGPNGAGKTTCFNLLTKFLVPTRGTILFNGIDITAEKPAQIARRGVIRSFQISAVFPHLTVMENVRVGLQRQLGTAYAFWQSEQSLNVLNDRAMALLEQVGLTQFAHTVTVELPYGRKRALEIATTLAMEPELMLLDEPTQGMGHEDVDRVTELIKRVSEGRTILMVEHNMNVVSSIADKITVLQRGQILAEGPYEDVSKNPQVMEAYMGTADAALEGH, from the coding sequence ATGGCGCAGGACATCATTCTCGAAACGCGCGGACTGACCAAAGCCTTCAAGGGCTTTACCGCCGTGTCCGACGTCAACCTGCGCGTGCAGCGTGGGTCCATCCATGCGCTCATCGGCCCGAACGGTGCCGGCAAGACAACCTGCTTCAACCTGCTGACCAAATTCCTGGTGCCCACGCGCGGCACCATCCTGTTCAACGGCATCGATATCACCGCGGAAAAGCCGGCGCAGATTGCGCGGCGCGGCGTGATCCGCTCGTTCCAGATCTCCGCCGTGTTTCCGCATCTGACGGTGATGGAAAACGTTCGCGTTGGACTGCAGCGCCAACTCGGTACGGCATACGCATTCTGGCAAAGCGAGCAATCGCTCAATGTCTTGAATGACCGCGCAATGGCGCTGCTCGAACAGGTGGGCCTGACGCAGTTCGCGCACACCGTGACGGTGGAGCTGCCCTACGGCCGCAAGCGCGCGCTGGAGATTGCCACCACGCTGGCGATGGAGCCCGAGCTGATGCTGCTCGACGAGCCCACGCAGGGCATGGGCCACGAAGACGTGGACCGCGTGACGGAGCTGATCAAGCGCGTGTCCGAAGGCCGCACGATCCTGATGGTGGAGCACAACATGAACGTGGTGTCCTCCATCGCCGACAAGATCACGGTGCTGCAGCGTGGCCAGATCCTGGCCGAAGGCCCGTACGAAGACGTCTCGAAGAATCCGCAGGTGATGGAAGCCTATATGGGCACCGCCGATGCGGCGCTGGAAGGCCACTGA
- a CDS encoding GMC family oxidoreductase has product METYDYIIIGAGSAGCVLANRLTQDPDVSVLLLEAGGKDDYHWIHIPVGYLYCIGNPRTDWLYRTREEPGLNGRSLGYPRGRVLGGCSSINGMIYMRGQREDYDGWAATTGDASWKWDAVLPLFKASENHHGGANEWHGASGEWRVEAQRLQWQVLETFIEAAVQAGIPRTSDFNRGDNFGVGYFEVNQKHGIRWNTAKGFLRPASQRPNLTIVTGAQVRSLTFDGKRCTGVTYRGAGQDYTVAAREEVILSAGAINSPQLLELAGIGQPERLQALGIHVRQALPGVGENLQDHLQLRSVVKVHGVPTLNTRAANWWGKALIGMEYAFNRSGPMSMAPSQLGVFARSNPQVARPDVEYHVQPLSLDKFGDPLHAFNAFTASVCNLRPTSRGTVHVTSADPFAAPVIAPNYLSTEEDRKVAADSLRLTRRIVAQPALAKYRPEEYLPGPSYQTDEDLARAAGDIGTTIFHPVGTCRMGRADDAGAVVDAQLRVHGIEGLRVVDASVMPTITSGNTNSPTIMIAEKASEMIRAARKARARGEPVAA; this is encoded by the coding sequence ATGGAAACCTACGACTACATCATCATCGGCGCAGGCTCCGCGGGCTGCGTCCTCGCCAACCGTCTGACGCAAGACCCCGACGTCTCTGTGCTGCTGCTGGAGGCCGGCGGCAAAGACGATTACCACTGGATCCACATCCCCGTCGGCTATCTGTACTGCATTGGCAATCCGCGCACCGACTGGCTCTACCGCACCCGCGAAGAACCCGGCTTGAATGGCCGCTCACTCGGCTACCCGCGCGGCCGCGTGCTGGGCGGCTGCTCGTCGATCAACGGGATGATCTACATGCGCGGTCAGCGCGAGGACTACGACGGTTGGGCTGCCACCACCGGCGATGCTTCGTGGAAGTGGGACGCCGTGCTGCCGCTCTTCAAGGCCAGCGAGAACCACCACGGTGGTGCGAACGAATGGCACGGCGCCAGCGGCGAATGGCGCGTTGAAGCGCAACGCCTGCAGTGGCAAGTGCTGGAGACCTTCATCGAAGCCGCCGTGCAGGCCGGCATCCCGCGCACGAGCGACTTCAACCGTGGGGACAACTTCGGCGTCGGCTATTTCGAGGTCAACCAGAAACACGGCATCCGCTGGAACACGGCCAAGGGCTTTCTGCGCCCGGCATCGCAGCGGCCCAATCTGACCATCGTGACCGGTGCGCAGGTGCGCTCGCTCACGTTTGACGGCAAGCGCTGCACGGGGGTGACCTATCGCGGGGCAGGGCAGGACTACACGGTGGCCGCGCGTGAAGAGGTGATCCTCTCGGCTGGGGCGATCAACTCGCCGCAGTTGCTGGAGCTGGCGGGCATCGGCCAGCCGGAGCGGCTGCAGGCGCTGGGCATCCACGTGCGTCAGGCATTGCCGGGTGTGGGCGAGAACCTGCAGGACCATCTGCAACTGCGCAGCGTGGTGAAGGTGCACGGTGTGCCGACGCTCAACACGCGCGCCGCCAACTGGTGGGGCAAGGCGCTGATCGGCATGGAGTACGCGTTCAACCGCAGCGGGCCGATGAGCATGGCGCCATCGCAGTTGGGGGTGTTCGCGCGTTCGAACCCGCAAGTGGCGCGGCCGGATGTGGAGTACCACGTGCAGCCGCTCTCGCTCGACAAGTTTGGCGATCCGCTGCACGCGTTCAACGCCTTCACCGCCAGCGTGTGCAACCTGCGGCCGACCTCGCGTGGCACGGTGCACGTCACCTCGGCGGATCCGTTTGCGGCACCCGTGATCGCCCCCAATTACTTATCCACAGAGGAAGACCGCAAGGTCGCCGCCGATTCACTGCGCCTCACGCGCCGCATCGTCGCGCAGCCCGCCCTGGCGAAGTACCGACCGGAGGAATACCTGCCAGGCCCCAGTTACCAGACCGACGAAGACCTCGCCCGCGCCGCCGGCGATATCGGCACAACCATCTTCCACCCGGTCGGCACGTGCCGCATGGGGCGGGCGGATGACGCGGGTGCGGTGGTCGATGCGCAGTTGCGCGTGCACGGCATCGAGGGACTGCGCGTGGTGGATGCGTCCGTCATGCCGACCATCACCTCGGGCAATACCAACTCGCCGACGATCATGATTGCGGAGAAGGCGAGCGAGATGATTCGGGCGGCACGCAAGGCGCGTGCACGCGGCGAGCCGGTGGCGGCCTGA
- a CDS encoding sulfite exporter TauE/SafE family protein yields the protein MEFALLAVAGFLAGLIDAVAGGGGLVQIPALFSAYPNIAPATLIGTNKVASMSGTATAAVRYGRTVRIYWGATAPAVVTAFAFSLLGAWALVHIPAEPLRRALPFVLAALLIYTVAKKNLGAEHAPSLAGWRERAAALLAGAVIGFYDGVFGPGTGSFLMIVFVRVFGYDFLHASASTKIVNLATNVAALLLLAAKGHVWWQLGLVMAVANVAGNQVGSHLALRHGSRFVRKVFIVVVLALILKTAYDAFIR from the coding sequence ATGGAATTCGCTTTGCTCGCCGTGGCCGGCTTTCTGGCTGGCCTGATCGATGCCGTGGCCGGTGGCGGCGGCCTGGTGCAGATTCCCGCACTGTTCTCCGCGTACCCGAACATTGCGCCGGCCACGCTGATCGGCACCAACAAGGTCGCGTCGATGTCGGGCACGGCCACGGCGGCGGTGCGCTATGGGCGGACGGTACGCATCTACTGGGGTGCGACGGCGCCAGCGGTGGTCACGGCGTTCGCATTCTCGCTGCTGGGCGCGTGGGCGCTCGTGCACATTCCCGCCGAGCCGCTGCGCCGCGCGCTGCCGTTCGTGCTGGCGGCGCTGCTGATCTACACGGTGGCCAAGAAGAACCTGGGTGCAGAACACGCCCCTAGCCTCGCAGGTTGGCGCGAGCGCGCAGCGGCACTGCTGGCCGGTGCCGTCATCGGCTTCTACGACGGTGTGTTTGGTCCGGGTACGGGTAGCTTCCTGATGATCGTGTTCGTGCGCGTGTTCGGCTACGACTTCCTGCACGCATCCGCCTCCACCAAGATCGTCAATCTGGCGACCAACGTGGCGGCCTTGCTGCTGCTTGCCGCCAAGGGCCACGTGTGGTGGCAGCTTGGCCTGGTGATGGCGGTGGCCAACGTGGCCGGCAACCAGGTCGGCAGCCACCTTGCGCTGCGGCACGGCAGCCGCTTCGTGCGCAAGGTGTTCATCGTGGTGGTGCTGGCGCTGATCCTGAAGACGGCTTACGACGCGTTTATCCGCTGA
- a CDS encoding ABC transporter ATP-binding protein — protein sequence MSTPALQIKDLHAWYGESHILHGVDLTVNRGEVVTLLGRNGAGRTTTLRAIMGLVGSRKGSIVVHDASGQGIETIDLPTHKIAHCGIGYCPEERGIFSSLSCEENLMLPPVLKDQVAKSGNPGMSIDEIYAMFPNLKERRQSQGTRLSGGEQQMLAVGRILRTGANLLLLDEISEGLAPVIVQALARMILMLKKRGYTVVMVEQNFRFAAPLADRFYVMEHGRIVERFEAAQLQDKMPVLHELLGV from the coding sequence ATGAGCACGCCCGCGCTCCAGATCAAGGACCTGCACGCCTGGTACGGCGAATCGCACATCCTGCATGGTGTCGACCTGACCGTGAACCGCGGCGAGGTCGTCACGCTGCTCGGCCGCAATGGCGCGGGCCGTACCACCACCCTGCGCGCGATCATGGGCCTGGTGGGCTCGCGCAAGGGCTCAATCGTCGTGCACGACGCCAGCGGCCAGGGCATCGAGACCATCGACCTGCCGACGCACAAGATTGCCCATTGCGGCATCGGCTATTGCCCGGAAGAGCGCGGCATCTTCTCCAGCCTGTCGTGCGAAGAGAACCTGATGCTGCCGCCGGTGCTGAAAGACCAAGTTGCCAAGAGCGGCAACCCTGGCATGAGCATCGACGAGATCTACGCGATGTTCCCCAACCTGAAGGAGCGTCGTCAGAGCCAGGGCACGCGCCTGTCGGGCGGCGAGCAGCAGATGCTGGCGGTCGGGCGCATCTTGCGCACCGGCGCGAACCTGCTGTTGTTGGATGAGATTTCCGAAGGGTTGGCCCCGGTAATCGTGCAGGCACTGGCCCGCATGATCCTGATGCTCAAGAAGCGTGGCTACACGGTGGTGATGGTGGAGCAGAACTTCCGCTTTGCCGCGCCGCTGGCCGATCGCTTCTATGTGATGGAACACGGCCGCATCGTCGAGCGTTTCGAGGCGGCGCAGTTGCAGGACAAGATGCCGGTGCTGCACGAGCTGCTCGGCGTTTAA
- a CDS encoding ABC transporter substrate-binding protein has translation MTLKKLAGALMAAGLGVAAFGAHAQVSGDKVKIGYITDLSGLYADIDGQGGVEAVKMAIEDAGGKVLGKPIELVTADHQNKADIAASKAREWMDQQGIDMLLGGTNSATSLAMSKVAAEKKKVFIGIGAGTARLTNEECTPYTIHYAYDTVALAKGTGSAVVKQGGKSWFFLTADYAFGHSLENDTAAVVKANGGTVVGSVKHPLSASDFSSYLLQAQSSKAQILGLANAGGDTINSIKAAKEFGITKSMKIAGLLMFINDVHSLGLQTAEGLLMTDSWYWDMNDATRKFANRYFMKMKKMPSSLQAADYSAVSNYIKAVAAAGTDDPDKVIAQLKKTKIDDFYTKGYIRQDGRGIHDMYLLQVKTPAESKKPWDYLKVVATIPGEQAFATQAESKCALWKK, from the coding sequence ATGACACTCAAGAAGCTGGCTGGTGCATTGATGGCGGCAGGGCTGGGCGTAGCGGCATTCGGTGCGCACGCGCAGGTGAGCGGCGACAAGGTGAAGATCGGCTACATCACCGACCTCTCTGGCCTGTATGCCGATATCGACGGGCAGGGCGGTGTCGAGGCCGTGAAGATGGCGATCGAGGATGCGGGTGGCAAGGTGCTCGGCAAGCCGATCGAACTGGTCACGGCCGACCACCAGAACAAGGCTGACATCGCCGCTTCAAAGGCGCGCGAGTGGATGGATCAGCAGGGCATCGACATGCTGCTGGGCGGCACCAACTCCGCCACATCGCTGGCGATGAGCAAGGTGGCGGCCGAGAAGAAGAAGGTGTTCATCGGCATCGGCGCCGGCACAGCCCGCCTGACCAACGAGGAGTGCACGCCGTACACGATCCACTACGCGTACGACACGGTGGCGCTGGCCAAGGGCACCGGCAGCGCGGTGGTCAAGCAGGGCGGCAAGTCGTGGTTCTTCCTGACCGCCGACTACGCCTTCGGCCACTCGCTGGAGAACGACACTGCAGCCGTGGTGAAGGCCAACGGCGGCACGGTGGTGGGTTCGGTCAAGCATCCGCTGTCGGCGTCGGACTTCTCGTCGTACCTGCTGCAGGCGCAGTCGTCCAAGGCGCAGATCCTGGGCCTGGCCAACGCGGGCGGCGACACGATCAACTCGATCAAGGCGGCCAAGGAATTCGGCATCACCAAGTCGATGAAGATCGCCGGTCTGCTGATGTTCATCAACGACGTGCATAGCCTGGGCCTGCAAACCGCCGAAGGCCTGCTGATGACCGACAGCTGGTACTGGGACATGAACGACGCCACGCGCAAGTTCGCCAACCGCTACTTCATGAAGATGAAGAAGATGCCGAGCAGCTTGCAGGCCGCCGACTACTCGGCCGTGTCGAACTACATCAAGGCGGTGGCCGCCGCCGGCACGGACGATCCGGACAAGGTGATCGCGCAGCTCAAGAAGACCAAGATCGACGACTTCTACACCAAGGGCTACATCCGCCAGGACGGCCGTGGCATCCACGACATGTATCTGCTGCAGGTGAAGACGCCGGCCGAATCGAAGAAGCCGTGGGATTACCTGAAGGTCGTGGCAACGATTCCGGGCGAGCAGGCGTTCGCCACGCAGGCGGAATCGAAGTGCGCGCTGTGGAAGAAGTAA
- a CDS encoding branched-chain amino acid ABC transporter permease, translated as MEIFGVPLPAMLSQLLLGLVNGSFYAMLSLGLAVIFGLLNVINFAHGALFMLGAVLTWMGFSYLGVPYWAMLVLSPLVIGLLGMVIERTLLRFIYKLDHLYGLLLTLGVTLVIEGVFRAIYGVSGLPYDTPQPLQGATDLGFMMLPNYRAWVVVASLAVCFATWFMIEKTKLGAYLRAGTENPKLVEAFGVNVPLMVTLTYGFGVALAAFAGVLAAPVIQISPLMGQSMIITVFAVVVIGGMGSIMGSILTGLGLGVIEGLTKVFYPQASATVVFVIMVLVLLVRPAGLFGKEK; from the coding sequence ATGGAAATCTTTGGCGTTCCGCTACCGGCCATGCTCAGCCAGCTGCTGCTGGGCCTGGTCAACGGTTCCTTCTATGCGATGTTGAGCCTGGGCCTTGCGGTCATCTTCGGGCTGCTCAACGTCATCAATTTCGCGCACGGGGCGCTGTTCATGCTGGGCGCGGTGCTCACGTGGATGGGGTTCTCGTATCTGGGTGTGCCGTACTGGGCGATGCTGGTGCTCTCGCCGCTGGTGATCGGCCTGCTGGGCATGGTGATCGAGCGCACGCTGCTGCGCTTCATCTACAAGCTCGACCATCTGTACGGCCTGCTGCTCACGCTGGGCGTGACGTTGGTCATTGAAGGCGTGTTCCGCGCCATCTACGGCGTGTCGGGCCTGCCGTATGACACGCCCCAACCGCTGCAGGGCGCCACCGACCTCGGCTTCATGATGCTGCCCAACTACCGCGCGTGGGTGGTGGTGGCCTCGCTGGCGGTGTGCTTCGCCACGTGGTTCATGATCGAGAAGACCAAGCTGGGTGCGTACCTGCGCGCCGGCACCGAGAACCCGAAGCTGGTGGAAGCCTTTGGCGTGAACGTGCCGCTGATGGTCACGCTCACCTACGGCTTTGGCGTGGCGCTGGCGGCGTTTGCCGGTGTGCTGGCGGCACCGGTCATCCAGATTTCGCCGCTGATGGGGCAGAGCATGATCATCACCGTGTTTGCGGTGGTGGTGATCGGCGGCATGGGCTCGATCATGGGCTCCATCCTCACCGGCCTCGGCCTGGGGGTGATCGAAGGGCTGACCAAGGTGTTTTATCCACAGGCGTCGGCCACGGTGGTGTTCGTGATCATGGTGCTGGTGCTGCTGGTGCGTCCGGCCGGCCTGTTCGGTAAAGAGAAATAA
- a CDS encoding branched-chain amino acid ABC transporter permease — MQNTSSLKYVLYGLLLVALIAAPLVGAYPVFVAKLLCFALFASAFNLLLGYTGLLSFGHAAFFGGAGYVAGYMMRDLHVTPELGLLAGTAAGAFIGLVVGLLAIRRQGIYFAMITLALAQMLYFFCLQVPFTGGEDGLQGVPRGKLFGMLDLSSDMTLYYVVLVIVALAFLLIVRTIHSPFGQILKAIKENEPRAISLGYDTDRFKLLAFVLSAALTGLAGSLKTLVLGFETLTDVHWSMSGSVILMTLVGGLGILSGPILGAALVIALENKLGDIGTFLAGATGIDGFNVLGESVTTVTGAIFVICVLTFRRGIMGEIAARLPWLRR, encoded by the coding sequence ATGCAAAACACTTCTTCCCTCAAATACGTCCTGTACGGCCTGCTGCTGGTGGCGCTGATTGCGGCGCCGCTGGTGGGTGCGTACCCGGTGTTCGTCGCCAAGCTGCTGTGCTTTGCGCTGTTTGCGTCGGCGTTCAATCTGCTGCTGGGCTACACGGGGCTGCTGTCGTTCGGGCACGCGGCGTTCTTTGGCGGCGCGGGCTACGTGGCCGGCTACATGATGCGCGACCTGCACGTCACGCCGGAACTCGGCCTGCTGGCCGGCACGGCGGCAGGCGCCTTCATCGGCCTGGTCGTCGGCCTGCTGGCCATCCGCCGCCAGGGCATCTACTTCGCGATGATCACGCTGGCGCTCGCGCAGATGCTGTACTTCTTCTGCCTGCAGGTGCCGTTCACCGGCGGTGAAGATGGCCTGCAGGGCGTCCCGCGCGGCAAGCTGTTCGGCATGCTGGACCTGTCGTCCGACATGACGCTGTACTACGTGGTGCTCGTCATCGTCGCGCTGGCCTTCCTGCTGATCGTGCGCACGATCCACTCGCCGTTCGGGCAGATCCTGAAGGCCATCAAGGAGAACGAGCCACGCGCCATCTCCCTCGGCTACGACACCGACCGCTTCAAGCTGCTGGCCTTCGTGCTGTCGGCGGCACTGACCGGGCTGGCCGGCTCGCTCAAGACGCTGGTGCTCGGCTTCGAGACGCTGACGGACGTGCACTGGTCAATGTCCGGCTCGGTGATCCTGATGACGCTGGTGGGCGGCCTGGGCATCCTGTCGGGCCCGATCCTGGGTGCGGCACTGGTGATTGCGCTGGAAAACAAGCTGGGCGACATCGGCACCTTCCTGGCGGGCGCCACCGGCATCGACGGCTTCAACGTGCTGGGCGAATCGGTCACGACGGTCACGGGCGCGATTTTCGTGATCTGTGTGCTGACCTTCCGCCGCGGCATCATGGGCGAAATTGCTGCGCGGCTACCTTGGTTGCGGCGCTAG